TCTTTGCAATACCTGCTGCAGGCATATTATTTTCATATTTGGGATTCAGGCAGGCACTGGAATTTGGTGGTGAAGCTAAAAATCCTAAGAGAGATATCCCGAGAGCAACAGTTTACTCAGTTGTAGCCGCAATTGTTTTATATACTGCACTGCAGATCGTGTTTATCGGCGCTATTAGATGGAGCGCTGGAGGCGTAGCGCTAGGAGCATGGACTACAATAGGACCAGCTAATGCACTGGGCTCTGCCCCGTTCTTTACGGAATTAAAATACAGTGGTATTGCAGGAATCGTCGCATTTTCTTATTTCCTGCTAATCGATGCTTGGATCTCTCCGTCCGGAACAGGCTGGATATATGAAGGAAATGCACAGAGAGTTGCTTACGGTATAGCAGCAGACGGAATATTTCCAAAACTATTTCTGAGAGTAACCAATAAATACAGAATACCTCTCTTCGCTTTATTACTATCATTGTTTGTGGGAATGCTGTTTTTGTTGCCGTTTCCATCATGGTACCTTTTCGTCGGATTTATAACCAGTGCAACCGTGCTTACCTATGTAATTGGCCCACTAGCTTTATATGCGTTTAGAAAACACTCTCCAGAACTGAAAAGGCCATATCATCTGAAAGGTGCATCTATAATAGCTCCTATTGCATTTATTGGAGCTGCATTGATAGTTTACTGGTCTGGAATAAGAACTTTAACTCTCGTATTCTCCACGATATTTGTCGGTATACCTCTGTTCTATTTCTTGTACGGTTCTGCAAAACTGGGATTATCAAAAGCATACAGCTATGGAGTGGGAACAATAGGGTTAATTATAGCAATAATAACTGAAATATTTGCATACATCTATGTATTATATCCATCATCATCAATATCTCTATCCGCCAATACTGAATATTTTATAATAGTCTGGCTCATACAAATGATTCTTATAGTAAGCACAACATTAATTACGCAGAGTAAAGTAAAAGCAGAAGATAAGATCATGTTCAAATCATCATACTGGCTATTGGTACTTATATTTGGATCTTATCTCGTTTCGTACTTTGGAGCTTTCGGATATGCATTTGAGATGTATCCAACCGCAACACCGTTACTAGCATTTCCATATGATACGCTATTGATGATAGTAGTCTTTGTGATAGTGTATATAATTGGCTTAAGATCTACATATAAAACACTCGATATGACGGCTATAATAGAAGAACAGAAAGAACCTGAATTGTCTGGATAAACACTTTTTTCCTTTTTTTATTTTTTGAATATTATCTTATCATTTTCTGAAATCTTAAAATTTTCAGAGCGTATGTTTAATAGCATCTTGATCTTAGAAACCTGCTCTGTTATGTATCCGTTCAGATCATCTTTCTTCTCTTTGTACTCTGGAATTATTCTCTCTGCATAGTTTATGAGAGAGATATGCAGCTTTATCTCGAATTTTTTTTGAGGGTCTAGATCTGTAATATCTACCGTTTCCATTTTAAGAAATGTATAATATAATTGATATTTAACATTATCTGTTTTAGGCAGAAAGATCGCTTAGTATAGAAAAGCATATTAATAAAAAGGTTTTGAATATGAAATACAAAATAACAATTAAGCTCTTAACTTTCATAGAGGTAATTACCACAAAACATTTATTAATTAAGTTGATAATAATGTAAAGTATAGTATGAATACAGAATATCTGATAATATTGATAGTTGCGATATTAATTGCGGTCCCCATAATATCTTATGAAGCAATAATGATTATTAGGAAGATTAAGAAAAGAGAGCTTTCAGAAGATACAAATATTGAAGATAGAGCTTACAATTTACTAAAATCGACTGAAAGCCTCAATAATATCATGAAAGAACGGGGCTATGATGTAGCTTCAATTGAGAGTATACTTGACGAAGCCAGATCTGAATATTCGAATAAGAGTTACTCTAAGGTTATAGGATTATGCAGTGAAGCTCGCAGGCTCATAAGCAGATTAAATGCTGAAAATGTAGAACATGCTAAAAGCCAGCAGGTAAGTCCACAGGTAGAGGAAGAAATAAAAAAAGTGGCAGAAATCAAAGTGGAGCAGAAAGAAGTTCTTTCTCCAACATATGAGCTTAAAAAGAAATTTCCAGAAAACTATCTGTCTGCAAAATTTTCTATAAATATGGTCGAAAGCAAAATTGGCAATGTTGAAGATCAAAATACTAAAAATGCAGCATTGCAAATGCTGGAAATTGCCAAAAAAGATTTTATGGATCAGAACTATACAGAAGCACTAAAATATTCAGTTAAAGCAGACAAAATTTTAGAAAATGAAAAAGCACCTGCGGCAATAGACGATGCAGAGATATTAAGGTGCCCAGAATGTGGAAGCATCATAAACGAAAACGATAAATTTTGCTGGAACTGTGGCGCTAAGATTGTGTTTCAATATCTTTGTCCTGTATGTCAGAAAGAGGTAAAGCCTGATGATAAATTCTGCAGGAATTGTGGAGCAAAGCTGAGCCAATGAAAATAGTATCTAGATATCTTGGATTGTTGTTACTGGTTTTAGGTATAGTGATTCTTTTTATTGCAATAGCATCAGGCGCAGTTAACTTTGGTATCTTTTTGATCTTTCCTGTGCTGTGGGGCACCGGGGCGCTGGCGGCACTGAGCTTTATACTTATTTTTCTCGGAATTATTATTTTATTTATTTCAGTTCCTTATGAAAGCATGGAATTTGATAATAGTAAAAACAGGGTAAAGTCTAAATTTGGAGGGTTTGTATTGGTTGGGCCATTTCCCATTGTATTTGGCTCAGATAAGAAAATAGTGTATATTTCCATTGTGCTGTTGATCTTATTTATTATCTTATTAGAACTCTATCTTTTTTTTAGATTTTAAAATTTCGAGAGCATCATCATATTTTTCTTCAATCTCTTCTGGATTATCTTTTATGCTGTAATTATCACTATTTGTATCTCCTTTCAGTTCTATTATCTTATCCCTCATATTCTTAATTTCTAAACTTAATTTGTCTATCTTATCGCGTATAATGTTAAATTCTTCTTTTTTTCTGGCCAACATATCATTGATGCCCTCAATCTGCAATTTTACAACATCTATTTTTTTGTTTAACTCTTTTATGTTCTCAATACTTGCAAGCACGATCTTGTGCTCTTCATCAGCACTTTTCTTAAGCTCTTCAATATCCATTTTTTCAGGTATTTCAATGTTTTGTTCAGGAACAGTAGAATCCAGCATTTTACTCAGCGCTCTTATCTGCTCAATGATCCTGTTTTCTTCTGAAACAGAATGATAACTGGTTTGAAGCTCTAGCTCTAATTTTTCATACTCTTTTTTTAATGTTTCAAAGTTATTATCGAGGCTACTATTTTTCCTGTTTGACTGAATTTGATCCTTTACCTTTCTGTTAAAAAGATCTCTTCTGCTCTTGTGCAGATTAAGATTTGCATAAACTTCATCTTTTTGTTTTATAAGTTCATCGAATTTCTCAAATAATTCATCTTTCTTTGTATAAAACTCTTCGATCTCTTTTTTTATGAATTCTGATTTCTCAAAAAGCCGATCTCTTTTCTGTAGATTGGATCTGTAAATCTGCTCGGCGTTATGTAACTCTAAATCTTCACTCATTTTTATATATCACCCCTCCTTTATATATAGGCACAAAATCAATGATGTTGTTTTTCAAACAAAACAGCATGTCCTCTTCCGCATCAAGTTCTCTTAGCCGATCTGCACTTTCAGAGCTCAGAATATCATTTTTGATCTGGTCATAGTCTACATTATCTTTATTGATTAAAGATACAATATATTCTGCACACTTAAAGTCTTCAACAGAATAGAGATCTTTTCTATTTGCAGCAATTAACGCAACATCACTTTCATTTTTAAGTTTTTGAGAAACAGCATAGGCATTTAAAAAAGAGGCAAAATACACTTTTTCAGCCCTGATATTTTGCAGTACTCTTGTGCCATTGGTAGATACAAATATTATAATCTTATCTTTAAGGTCATGAGCATTATACTCTACTGGCGAATTTCCAAACTCAAACTCAGGCACCTTAATACCATCTTTCTCCCCTGCTAAAATTGCATTTTTATATTTTTGGGAAAGCGCATATGCCTCTTCCACAGTTGCTGCAGGAACTATGTAAGAGACTCCTTTTTTTAACATGACTAGTATACTTGAGGTAGCTCTAAAAACATCTATTAATACTGCGATATCATGAAATCTGGAATTTAGTTTATTTCCGTCAATGATCTCGATCATATCAGCTCAACCTCTATTCTGTTTCCATTTCTGTCATAGGCACTGAAATTTGTGATATCATATGGATAACCTACAATTATATGCAACTTTCCAGTTTTGGAAAACAGGTTTAAATCTGCTTCAGAAGGAAGTGTCACACCGGACGGATGCGAATGTACAGTACCTACAATCGTGAAATCGATAGGTTTCATATGCAGCTGATACATAGCGCTTCTAGAGCTTGATATAGTACCCGGCAACATAACAATTTCATATACAATATCGTATTTCATTCTCAAAAATGCCGCAAACTCATTTGGATATGTGTCTTTTGAAGCCTCGCATATCAGCCTCATCACATCTTTTTTTATTTTAAACATACTCAGATCATTTTCTCTCTAAATTTTCTAAAATAATCCCTGGAAAACCTTATGAATTCTGCTCGGTTTTCAGATACAGTTAACCGGATCTTATCTTTATCAGACACAACAATCTGTTGCTGGCCATCCAATACAAGCAGACTATTTTTGTTCATGTCCAGCAAATGTACATCAATAACCGCGTTGCTGGGCACAATATGCGATCTCGCACCCAGCTTAAATGGGGCAATATGTGTTATTTCAAACGCGTCCAGCCGCGGGTCTACAATAGGGCCTCCAGCACTTAATGCATATGATGTAGACCCTGTAGGAGTAGCTATGATAATTCCATCTGCTCTCAAATCTTCTGCAAGCTCATCATTTACGTAAATTGCATAAGATCTTATCTTGGCTATGTCCACTGTATGTAATACTACCTCATTAGTGCAATCTAATAGCCTTTTGTCATTTAGCATTACTTTTATCTTAGTTCTTGAATCAATCGTATAATTTCCAGATAGCAAGCGATCCATGCATCGTTCTAGATCTACAGGTATGGTTTCAGTCAAAAATCCAACTTTTCCAACATTGATCGAAAAAATTTTACCCTTCGCATTTTGCAGAGTTCTTAGTACGGTACCATCACCCCCTACAGTGATGATTATATCTGTATCTATCTTTTCTAGAGGAATTCCATCCAATTTTAATTTTTTTGCAGTATGTAATTCTAGTGTAACATCTGCCCGACTCTTTAAATAATCATATACTTCTTTTACCACCTCTACACTTTTTTCGAACTCTGGTTTGCCTACTATTACAAATTTCATCAGATCACCTGGCCCTGTTTTTAAATATCTCAAATTTATCTATAAATGTTGTGTTTGAAACCGCTATGGCATTTTTTCGCTCTTTCAGGTCAAAGTTCATGTTCATTATATTACCCATTCCATCAAATACTTCTCCACCAGATTCTCTCACTATCAATGAGCTTGCGGCAATATCTATTATTCTCAGAATCTGATAAGGATAGTTATCATATATAAACATATCTGCAGTCCCTTCTGCTACCATTATCATCTCAAGCGAGGAACAACCCATGGCTCTTACTCTTCTGCCATATTTTATTATGTTGTATATCTCTTCAGATACCTGATTTCCTATGTTTGCAACAAATAACAGTTCTCCGTTGTTTTTCTTAACACTAAGTTTTCTTTTTTCAAAATAAGCACCTTTTCCCTTTTCTGCCCAGTATGATTTTCCAGTAACTATATTCATTACTACTGCTTCTGTCGCAGATATGAGATCATTTTTGGCTATTGCCATAGATATAGAAAAATAAGGAATATTATGTTCAGCATTGTAGGTTCCATCCACAGGATCTACGACCAGTGTCTCAGCATACCCTCTATCTAGATATCCATACTCTTCACTTAATATATTAATAGGCAAATTTTTTTCTTGAACATACTTAAATACTTCCTGTTCTGCCACAAGGTCTATTCTGGAAGTTGGCGTTCCGTCTGCACCCATTTTTACAATATCCCCAGAATGCTCATAGTTTTTTTCTAAAAACTCCAGAGTTGCACTGCGTGCTTCATTAGCAATGTTTATGAGATCTTTAATCATTATTTGGTCACAGACCTTATAAGCAAAATCTTATTATTTAATTTTTCCAGAATATTTTTGAAAAAGCCGAAATATTTCAAAATTTTTAAATAATAGTAATCAAATACCCTCCATAAAGGGATACCTATGATGACTGAAGTTACTGAACTTGTGGGATTGGAAATTTATACAGATAAAGGATATTTACTGGGAACTATTGAAGATGTATCTATGGACGTGGATATTCAGAGTGTCGCAGGATTATATGTGAGCAAGACAAATCCATTACTGGTAGAAGATGGAGTGCCAGTTCTTGTACCTTATAGATGGGTAAAATCGGTAGGAGACGTAATATTGTTAAAAAAGTTTCCTTCTTATGTACCATTAACCTCTTCTGAAAAAGCATAATATTTCTATCTATGTGCAAAATAAGCACTATACTTTCTCTCTTTTTTTAGATTTACAAATCCAAACCTTTCAAACTGCACTACTGAGTTAATGCAGGTGCTTGCTAAAGGTTCTAATAATCCATCAAGAACTGTGCCGTCAGGCATGTAAACTTTGCATTTTTCTGAGTTTTCAGGAACCCAGTGCACAATTTTTGCACTTTTTCTGATAATAGATAGATCATTGCCCGAATATTCTGCATGGTTGGCATCAAGCTTTGTAACATTGCATAAATCCTTGAGCCTGAAAATTTTGCCAGGCTCAATAGCGTTCCAGTCATCGCTCGTTAAATACAGTTTAAAATCGTCAGCAAAGCTGTACTCTCTGTTTCCAAGCTCTTTTCTGCTTGGGTGATATGGCGCTATAGATCTCAGAACTCCTTCGTGTTTGACAGTGATCTGCACAGGGTTCCATACATAAAATAATCTTCTCGCATCTTTTTCAATAATATCCCGATCATATGCGTAAAGGTTTTCCCATGAAAATTCAATATCTACATCTTTAATGCCCACATCGATCCAGTACCTGCGTATTGAATTTGGATCTATGCCTCGGGTTGCAATAGCTTTTAAAGTGCCTAACCTCGGATCGTCCCAGCCTCGAAACTGCTTTTCTTTTATTCCTTTTTTTATAAGCGAAGTTTTTAAGAAAGTGTCTTTAATTCTTACTTTGCCGTAATGTATATACTCTGGTACCGGCCAATCAAAATATCGAAATATATACAATTGCCTGTAAGTGTTATTTAAATGATCTTTGCCCCTCAACACATGCGTGAGATTCAAAAGATAGTCATCTACCGCAACTGAAAAGTTCATGAGAGGGTATACAATATACCTGTTTTTCAGCAGTGGGTGATTTGCATGCTTGATAATCCTTAACGCTGCCCAGTCTCTTATAGCAGGGTTGGGATGTTCAAGATCTGTTTTAACTACAAATACCGCCTCACCATTTTCATAGTCTCCCGCTAGCATTTTGTCCCAGCGCTCTAATTGCAGTTCTGGCTCTAAATCTCGATCTGGGCATGCTTTTTTTGAAATCTTTAGTGCGCGCCACTCTTTCTCTTTGCAAAGCGTAATGTATGCTTTGTTCATCTCTAACAATTTTCTGGCAAACTCATAATATTTATCAAATCTCGCAGACTGTATAACCACTTCATCATATTTTACCTGCAACCAGGTTAGATCATCCTGAATCATCTGGTAAGCTTCTTTTTCTATATTATGTGGATTTGTATCTTCTAATCTCAAAGTTAATTTTCCACCATATCTCTTTACATATTCATCATTTAAGATTGCCATTCTCGAATGCCCAATGTGAAGAGGCCCAGAAGGTGATGGTGCCAATCTCATTCTGACCGGTCCTGTGACATTTGGCAAATTTTCAAGTGTTCTATGCTCAACAATTTTCTTTTTTATCAATAATTCTGGCGCAATTGCCTCTAACTTATCTCTTTGCTCAGAAATAGAAAGCGCATTTACTTTCTCTATTATCTCGGTTATTATTGGAGCCCACTCTCGCATCTCTTTTTTTATAGCTGGCTCTGAGGCTATGATGTGTCCTAAAAGTGCATTAAAACTAGCCTTTCCATTGTGCTCAATAGCATTTAACAACGCTAATTTTAATATTATGTCATTATTCATATTTTTCACTCTCCAAAGCTTTCTCCTCGATCAATGCTATCAGTTTATCTAGCTTATAACCTGTTTTTGCA
This is a stretch of genomic DNA from Thermoplasmata archaeon. It encodes these proteins:
- a CDS encoding Mov34/MPN/PAD-1 family protein, which produces MFKIKKDVMRLICEASKDTYPNEFAAFLRMKYDIVYEIVMLPGTISSSRSAMYQLHMKPIDFTIVGTVHSHPSGVTLPSEADLNLFSKTGKLHIIVGYPYDITNFSAYDRNGNRIEVELI
- a CDS encoding NAD(+)/NADH kinase; this encodes MKFVIVGKPEFEKSVEVVKEVYDYLKSRADVTLELHTAKKLKLDGIPLEKIDTDIIITVGGDGTVLRTLQNAKGKIFSINVGKVGFLTETIPVDLERCMDRLLSGNYTIDSRTKIKVMLNDKRLLDCTNEVVLHTVDIAKIRSYAIYVNDELAEDLRADGIIIATPTGSTSYALSAGGPIVDPRLDAFEITHIAPFKLGARSHIVPSNAVIDVHLLDMNKNSLLVLDGQQQIVVSDKDKIRLTVSENRAEFIRFSRDYFRKFREKMI
- a CDS encoding PRC-barrel domain-containing protein, translating into MMTEVTELVGLEIYTDKGYLLGTIEDVSMDVDIQSVAGLYVSKTNPLLVEDGVPVLVPYRWVKSVGDVILLKKFPSYVPLTSSEKA
- a CDS encoding glutamate--tRNA ligase, giving the protein MNNDIILKLALLNAIEHNGKASFNALLGHIIASEPAIKKEMREWAPIITEIIEKVNALSISEQRDKLEAIAPELLIKKKIVEHRTLENLPNVTGPVRMRLAPSPSGPLHIGHSRMAILNDEYVKRYGGKLTLRLEDTNPHNIEKEAYQMIQDDLTWLQVKYDEVVIQSARFDKYYEFARKLLEMNKAYITLCKEKEWRALKISKKACPDRDLEPELQLERWDKMLAGDYENGEAVFVVKTDLEHPNPAIRDWAALRIIKHANHPLLKNRYIVYPLMNFSVAVDDYLLNLTHVLRGKDHLNNTYRQLYIFRYFDWPVPEYIHYGKVRIKDTFLKTSLIKKGIKEKQFRGWDDPRLGTLKAIATRGIDPNSIRRYWIDVGIKDVDIEFSWENLYAYDRDIIEKDARRLFYVWNPVQITVKHEGVLRSIAPYHPSRKELGNREYSFADDFKLYLTSDDWNAIEPGKIFRLKDLCNVTKLDANHAEYSGNDLSIIRKSAKIVHWVPENSEKCKVYMPDGTVLDGLLEPLASTCINSVVQFERFGFVNLKKERKYSAYFAHR
- a CDS encoding zinc ribbon domain-containing protein, with protein sequence MNTEYLIILIVAILIAVPIISYEAIMIIRKIKKRELSEDTNIEDRAYNLLKSTESLNNIMKERGYDVASIESILDEARSEYSNKSYSKVIGLCSEARRLISRLNAENVEHAKSQQVSPQVEEEIKKVAEIKVEQKEVLSPTYELKKKFPENYLSAKFSINMVESKIGNVEDQNTKNAALQMLEIAKKDFMDQNYTEALKYSVKADKILENEKAPAAIDDAEILRCPECGSIINENDKFCWNCGAKIVFQYLCPVCQKEVKPDDKFCRNCGAKLSQ
- a CDS encoding inositol monophosphatase family protein, producing the protein MIKDLINIANEARSATLEFLEKNYEHSGDIVKMGADGTPTSRIDLVAEQEVFKYVQEKNLPINILSEEYGYLDRGYAETLVVDPVDGTYNAEHNIPYFSISMAIAKNDLISATEAVVMNIVTGKSYWAEKGKGAYFEKRKLSVKKNNGELLFVANIGNQVSEEIYNIIKYGRRVRAMGCSSLEMIMVAEGTADMFIYDNYPYQILRIIDIAASSLIVRESGGEVFDGMGNIMNMNFDLKERKNAIAVSNTTFIDKFEIFKNRAR
- a CDS encoding APC family permease; the protein is LLGVAAGASLAGPGAILSWIIGGVIVLFIALTFAEISSAVPKSGAIVRYPHLALGGYTGYIMSWGYFLGAASVPPVEAEATLTYASTYIPNIFHTVAGVSVLTSYGILYAILLLIGFFFLNYFGIRFLGKFNTVATWWKFIIPSLTFILLLFLFNGSNFTAYNGFFPTGISSIFFAIPAAGILFSYLGFRQALEFGGEAKNPKRDIPRATVYSVVAAIVLYTALQIVFIGAIRWSAGGVALGAWTTIGPANALGSAPFFTELKYSGIAGIVAFSYFLLIDAWISPSGTGWIYEGNAQRVAYGIAADGIFPKLFLRVTNKYRIPLFALLLSLFVGMLFLLPFPSWYLFVGFITSATVLTYVIGPLALYAFRKHSPELKRPYHLKGASIIAPIAFIGAALIVYWSGIRTLTLVFSTIFVGIPLFYFLYGSAKLGLSKAYSYGVGTIGLIIAIITEIFAYIYVLYPSSSISLSANTEYFIIVWLIQMILIVSTTLITQSKVKAEDKIMFKSSYWLLVLIFGSYLVSYFGAFGYAFEMYPTATPLLAFPYDTLLMIVVFVIVYIIGLRSTYKTLDMTAIIEEQKEPELSG
- a CDS encoding 2-phosphosulfolactate phosphatase, giving the protein MIEIIDGNKLNSRFHDIAVLIDVFRATSSILVMLKKGVSYIVPAATVEEAYALSQKYKNAILAGEKDGIKVPEFEFGNSPVEYNAHDLKDKIIIFVSTNGTRVLQNIRAEKVYFASFLNAYAVSQKLKNESDVALIAANRKDLYSVEDFKCAEYIVSLINKDNVDYDQIKNDILSSESADRLRELDAEEDMLFCLKNNIIDFVPIYKGGVIYKNE
- a CDS encoding DUF131 domain-containing protein, whose translation is MKIVSRYLGLLLLVLGIVILFIAIASGAVNFGIFLIFPVLWGTGALAALSFILIFLGIIILFISVPYESMEFDNSKNRVKSKFGGFVLVGPFPIVFGSDKKIVYISIVLLILFIILLELYLFFRF